A segment of the Polyodon spathula isolate WHYD16114869_AA chromosome 14, ASM1765450v1, whole genome shotgun sequence genome:
GGGTTAACGATTTGCTGTGGTGCAGACACACTTTTTGGACTCATTGGCATATAGTCATCACTTTTATTAGAAACAGGAGCTACACCAGGGGACATTGGCATGTAGCCATCATCTGTTTTGTTAGCGCTATTGCCCTCAATATGACGATCCAAGCACTCTTCAGGATATGAGTGAGTTGGCACAAATGCTGAATGCCTATAAGAGGACAAGCGGCTGGAAGAGTAAGCTGGCATCATCTCTGTGTACTCTTCCAATGAGGCGGTGGATGACTGTGATGGAGTCTTTTGATGGGATACGGTTGGGGGGGAGGTACCTGACGAATGGGTTctttttctaaaacttttttcTAATTCTGCTTCTTCTACCAGAGATGGGGTATTGTGCTGGTGACTTCTATTATAATGTCCATTTGGCCTCAGATTGGACTTCCCCATACAGATGTAATTGTTTAACTCCTCTTCCCTGGCAGGAGGGGTGTGGCCGAGAGAGTCGGGCGTAACGCTCCTTAACGAATTTCTAAAATCACAAGGGCTTGAACCATATTCATCAGAAGAAATGAATCCACCATCGCTGGGGGATCCCGAGACAGAGGCGCTGGAGCGTCTAGGGTAAAGGCAATCAGAGGTGGACCCGTGACCACTCGTACTGCTTGAGGACAAGCTAACAGGGCTTGTGGCTGAAGGTGAACAACGTGAAGATGGCATAGGAATAGACCTGCTGTGATTTAACGGTGGATGTAGCCTGGAGCTACCTTTGTGTCTGTGTGAATGAGTCCTAGTTTTGCTGGGAGTTACAGGGCTCCCACCAACGGATGCTGGCCTGGACGTGGTCCCCTCTCCATCGCTGGAGGCTCTAACTCTGAATGAATTACTATGTTTACCTGGACCAGCAGGTGAAACTGCAGTAATACTTTCAGTCCTTGATCTCCTGTTGAGTCCTACTTGACTAGGGGGCGGGTTGCTAAGATGGTGTCTTCTGAGAGGCACAGAGATGGGATTGGAACAATTGGAAGAAGACTGACTTTTACTCCTTGGTCGAAATTCTTCACTCATTGCTTTCATCGCCTCCAATATTGTTTCATGCATGCTCTGCGCTACAACAGAGTCCCCCACTTGCATCCAAAATTCCCCAGGTCCCGTAACAGCGGACCTCCCCACTTCGATGAAAAAGAAATTTTCAGAATGACCACATCTCCTTATGTTCATTAACTGTAAAACCACAGCGGCTGCATCAGAGTTCAGTTTTACAAAGCTTATAGTCTTATTGGTCAGGCACAATCTGTAAATTCCAATTAGATTTTTCGTTTGCCCCAGACCTTTCGGTTTTAAAATCACTTGCCACACTTCTTTAAATGCAGCACCTGGCGTGGCTTCCCCGCAATTTTCTTCCCCTTCCCCAGTTCCATTACTCCCAACAGAATCGTGAACCTTACCTCTGTTGTGCAGATCCACTAAAGTCCGGTACCAAATGTCTTGATCTTGTTCATTATCCGCCGCAATTGCAAAGTACTCGTCCTTCGTATATAAAGCTACCAGGTATTTGTTTTTGGAGTCCGCTCTCTTGTTGATATTAAAACAGCTTTCCAGCGGGATAGACCTTTTGGGAGCCCCGGACTTGTGTCtccattttttctcattttcataGTACTCCAGTCTTGCAGGTCCCGAAACACTTGCAGTCCGCAAGACAAAAAACCTCTTGTGCATGCTTTTAGGTTTTCTTAAGTAACCCACCTTCCTTACGTCTGAAAAACTATCGTGCTCTGCAGTTGGACTTGCCATGGTttatcaaaaatacaataaaaaaagaagaaaataatttaaatcctCTTCATATGCAAGAAAAATACatgcaacagatttttttttttaaaataaactgcgcGTTCTTCAAATTAACTACATTGAGGAAACCATAGTCAACAGCGCGGTGGCAAAACAAGCGATAGACTGTGCCCAGACCTCTCTTCAGCAGCCCAGTCAGTTTCTAAAGCGTCGGCATGTTACATTCCGAAATCAAAAAGATTCAAATGTTACACAAA
Coding sequences within it:
- the LOC121327022 gene encoding insulin receptor substrate 1-B-like isoform X1; the protein is MASPTAEHDSFSDVRKVGYLRKPKSMHKRFFVLRTASVSGPARLEYYENEKKWRHKSGAPKRSIPLESCFNINKRADSKNKYLVALYTKDEYFAIAADNEQDQDIWYRTLVDLHNRGKVHDSVGSNGTGEGEENCGEATPGAAFKEVWQVILKPKGLGQTKNLIGIYRLCLTNKTISFVKLNSDAAAVVLQLMNIRRCGHSENFFFIEVGRSAVTGPGEFWMQVGDSVVAQSMHETILEAMKAMSEEFRPRSKSQSSSNCSNPISVPLRRHHLSNPPPSQVGLNRRSRTESITAVSPAGPGKHSNSFRVRASSDGEGTTSRPASVGGSPVTPSKTRTHSHRHKGSSRLHPPLNHSRSIPMPSSRCSPSATSPVSLSSSSTSGHGSTSDCLYPRRSSASVSGSPSDGGFISSDEYGSSPCDFRNSLRSVTPDSLGHTPPAREEELNNYICMGKSNLRPNGHYNRSHQHNTPSLVEEAELEKSFRKRTHSSGTSPPTVSHQKTPSQSSTASLEEYTEMMPAYSSSRLSSYRHSAFVPTHSYPEECLDRHIEGNSANKTDDGYMPMSPGVAPVSNKSDDYMPMSPKSVSAPQQIVNPRQHSRMDSNGYMVMSPSGSCSPDHTNYGKIWTNGGNPKLSVESNDAKEVSCNDYINMSPASGSTTSTPPDCYFNPVDDPPKPMYSYFSLPRSFKHVQRKNDESHLRFSVNSGRLVYGEDSSSSTSSDSLGGQENGQQVVKPEKVDAYVQTKGRLIRPTRLSLDHNKASTLPRTREHPLPPEPKSPGEYVNIEFSDKSFSVSSASLFSPVYAETMRQRQNSSEYMNMNLGAHGGKPSYSAKSSVGSTGCATGYAATEAAAAAAAVAAAVVSIAPTAASCRGQQSCDYVSMQLSATNTGYTESPVMLNYSEIATVAAKTPPRSISPKHEMVPISIVSDAAHASLLGQLSGTSAFTRVNSSPNRNQGTKVIRADPQGRRRHSSETFSSTRAANGGVTLSYVEDVKRHSSTSFENVWLKQGESAVSVRKEQQPGASTTAFENGLNYIDLDIVKDFNNQERTSLQPKSPNQPCGNNSGDDLGAYASISFLKPEDVRSNPAKREDFFKVKGSKALVVKWTRKQYIGGCTSLS
- the LOC121327022 gene encoding insulin receptor substrate 1-B-like isoform X2; translated protein: MASPTAEHDSFSDVRKVGYLRKPKSMHKRFFVLRTASVSGPARLEYYENEKKWRHKSGAPKRSIPLESCFNINKRADSKNKYLVALYTKDEYFAIAADNEQDQDIWYRTLVDLHNRGKVHDSVGSNGTGEGEENCGEATPGAAFKEVWQVILKPKGLGQTKNLIGIYRLCLTNKTISFVKLNSDAAAVVLQLMNIRRCGHSENFFFIEVGRSAVTGPGEFWMQVGDSVVAQSMHETILEAMKAMSEEFRPRSKSQSSSNCSNPISVPLRRHHLSNPPPSQVGLNRRSRTESITAVSPAGPGKHSNSFRVRASSDGEGTTSRPASVGGSPVTPSKTRTHSHRHKGSSRLHPPLNHSRSIPMPSSRCSPSATSPVSLSSSSTSGHGSTSDCLYPRRSSASVSGSPSDGGFISSDEYGSSPCDFRNSLRSVTPDSLGHTPPAREEELNNYICMGKSNLRPNGHYNRSHQHNTPSLVEEAELEKSFRKRTHSSGTSPPTVSHQKTPSQSSTASLEEYTEMMPAYSSSRLSSYRHSAFVPTHSYPEECLDRHIEGNSANKTDDGYMPMSPGVAPVSNKSDDYMPMSPKSVSAPQQIVNPRQHSRMDSNGYMVMSPSGSCSPDHTNYGKIWTNGGNPKLSVESNDAKEVSCNDYINMSPASGSTTSTPPDCYFNPVDDPPKPMYSYFSLPRSFKHVQRKNDESHLRFSVNSGRLVYGEDSSSSTSSDSLGGQENGQQVVKPEKVDAYVQTKGRLIRPTRLSLDHNKASTLPRTREHPLPPEPKSPGEYVNIEFSDKSFSVSSASLFSPVYAETMRQRQNSSEYMNMNLGAHGGKPSYSAKSSVGSTGCATGYAATEAAAAAAAVAAAVVSIAPTAASCRGQQSCDYVSMQLSATNTGYTESPVMLNYSEIATVAAKTPPRSISPKHEMVPISIVSDAAHASLLGQLSGTSAFTRVNSSPNRNQGTKVIRADPQGRRRHSSETFSSTRAANGGVTLSYVEDVKRHSSTSFENVWLKQGESAVSVRKEQQPGASTTAFENGLNYIDLDIVKDFNNQERTSLQPKSPNQPCGNNSGDDLGAYASISFLKPEDVRSNPAKREE